The Pseudodesulfovibrio sp. zrk46 genome contains a region encoding:
- a CDS encoding selenium metabolism-associated LysR family transcriptional regulator, with protein sequence MDVRKLEAFCKVYELQNFSKAGEVMYLSQPTISSHVANLEEELGVRLFDRMGRKVMPTQAGHVLYRSAVSVFEHLSQARASIEMLRDKIVGELVVGCSTIPSHHIMPGLLADFSAKYPDVTFVVRTSDSAEVIKRVASGDWPVGIVGQLPDEDGLSSEMILEDETAVVASAKASWLPDTGKALSIDELVKLPWVMREKGSGTRRVLEGALEEVGQTLDALNVRCWVDGTCETIAHTLGGVGVSVTSKLASEPFVQNGSMVRLKVPFMEGVRKFYLVYHRDRHMFPALRTFVDFLRK encoded by the coding sequence ATGGATGTCCGTAAGCTGGAAGCATTCTGCAAGGTCTACGAACTGCAAAATTTCTCAAAGGCTGGAGAGGTCATGTATCTCTCTCAGCCAACAATAAGCTCCCATGTCGCCAATCTTGAGGAAGAGTTGGGCGTGCGTCTTTTTGACCGTATGGGGCGTAAGGTTATGCCAACGCAGGCTGGGCATGTACTATACCGAAGTGCTGTATCGGTATTTGAGCACCTTTCCCAGGCTAGAGCATCCATTGAGATGCTTCGTGATAAAATTGTTGGCGAACTTGTTGTCGGTTGTAGCACTATCCCTTCGCATCACATCATGCCTGGACTTCTTGCTGATTTTTCAGCGAAGTATCCGGATGTAACTTTTGTTGTTCGTACTAGTGACTCGGCCGAAGTAATCAAACGTGTCGCCTCTGGGGATTGGCCTGTTGGAATAGTAGGGCAACTACCAGATGAAGACGGTTTATCCTCTGAAATGATCCTTGAAGATGAAACAGCTGTTGTAGCTTCGGCAAAAGCCTCATGGCTGCCTGACACAGGTAAAGCGTTGTCCATTGATGAGTTGGTTAAACTGCCATGGGTCATGCGTGAGAAAGGATCTGGCACTCGCCGGGTCCTTGAGGGAGCTCTGGAAGAAGTGGGACAGACGCTTGATGCTCTCAATGTGCGGTGCTGGGTTGATGGTACGTGTGAGACTATCGCCCATACATTGGGTGGTGTTGGTGTCAGTGTCACCTCCAAGTTGGCTTCTGAACCATTTGTTCAGAATGGAAGCATGGTTCGCCTCAAGGTTCCCTTTATGGAAGGCGTGCGTAAATTTTATCTCGTTTATCATCGTGACCGTCATATGTTTCCTGCGTTACGAACCTTTGTTGATTTTCTTAGAAAATAA
- the rplQ gene encoding 50S ribosomal protein L17: MRHRKSGRKLNRSNSHRTAMFKNMARALMTYEQIRTTEAKAKELRRIADKLITLALRNDLHARRQAYKVLGSHQMVQRLFDEIGPRFEGGTGGYTRIIKLSQPRKGDCAPMVIIELTKKAAAPAEEAAPVADTKED; the protein is encoded by the coding sequence ATGAGGCATAGAAAGTCCGGTCGCAAACTGAATCGGTCCAATTCTCACCGCACCGCTATGTTCAAGAACATGGCCCGTGCGCTCATGACCTACGAACAGATCCGAACCACCGAAGCCAAAGCTAAAGAACTTCGTCGCATTGCTGACAAGCTCATCACTCTGGCTCTTCGTAACGACCTGCACGCTCGCCGCCAGGCCTACAAGGTACTTGGCAGCCACCAGATGGTGCAGCGTCTCTTTGATGAAATCGGTCCTCGCTTTGAAGGCGGTACCGGCGGTTACACCCGCATCATCAAGCTCTCCCAGCCCCGTAAGGGCGACTGCGCTCCCATGGTCATTATTGAACTGACCAAGAAAGCAGCAGCACCTGCCGAGGAAGCAGCTCCTGTAGCTGATACCAAGGAAGACTAG
- the mqnE gene encoding aminofutalosine synthase MqnE — translation MQLLKNDYFDNMGLAEIRAKVEKGERLTFEDGMKLFECPEPLAVGALANMVRTRMHGNKAFYVVNQHINYTNVCINGCVFCAYQREEGQDGSFVLTKADALAKLEAAALAPREVHIVGGCHPKLGLAYFEDILSAIKERYPKVVLKCFTAVEIAHFASIEGITTKEVLTRLNKAGLDMLPGGGAEIFAPEVREQICPRKSTADEWLAVHEEAHALGMKTNCTMLFGHIESREDRIDHLVRLRESQDRGGGYTCFIPLPFLTENSQLTIEQPLTGLEELRTIAVSRLMLDNIPHIKAYWVMLGVKQAQAALKFGADDFDGTVVEEKIGHEAGATSQQGMTRSELEEMIRGCGCTPVERDGYFNEV, via the coding sequence ATGCAACTGCTCAAGAACGATTATTTCGACAATATGGGCCTGGCCGAAATACGCGCCAAAGTAGAAAAGGGAGAGCGTCTCACATTCGAGGATGGCATGAAGCTGTTCGAATGTCCCGAGCCGCTGGCCGTAGGCGCGCTGGCCAACATGGTCCGCACACGGATGCACGGCAACAAGGCTTTCTACGTAGTTAACCAGCACATCAACTACACCAACGTCTGCATCAATGGCTGTGTGTTCTGTGCCTATCAGCGTGAAGAAGGCCAAGATGGGAGCTTCGTTCTCACCAAAGCAGATGCCCTCGCCAAACTGGAAGCGGCAGCCCTTGCCCCACGTGAGGTCCACATTGTGGGCGGGTGCCATCCCAAACTCGGCCTTGCCTATTTCGAAGACATCTTGAGCGCCATTAAGGAGCGCTATCCAAAAGTGGTTCTCAAATGTTTCACTGCTGTCGAAATCGCCCACTTCGCATCCATCGAAGGCATTACCACCAAAGAGGTTCTCACTCGCCTGAACAAAGCCGGATTGGACATGCTCCCTGGTGGCGGCGCCGAAATATTTGCTCCCGAGGTTCGCGAACAGATCTGCCCGCGCAAGTCCACTGCCGATGAATGGCTCGCGGTTCATGAAGAAGCGCATGCCCTCGGAATGAAGACCAACTGCACCATGCTGTTCGGCCATATCGAGTCGCGCGAGGACCGCATCGACCACTTGGTTCGCCTTCGTGAATCCCAAGATCGTGGAGGAGGCTATACCTGTTTCATCCCCCTGCCCTTCTTGACCGAGAACAGCCAGCTTACCATTGAACAACCACTCACTGGCCTTGAAGAACTCCGCACCATTGCCGTATCTCGCCTCATGTTGGACAACATCCCACATATCAAGGCGTACTGGGTAATGCTTGGCGTCAAGCAGGCACAGGCTGCTCTGAAGTTTGGTGCGGACGACTTTGACGGCACTGTCGTAGAAGAAAAAATCGGCCATGAAGCCGGCGCTACAAGCCAACAAGGTATGACCCGTTCCGAGCTGGAAGAAATGATCCGCGGTTGCGGCTGCACCCCCGTTGAACGCGACGGCTACTTCAACGAGGTATAA
- the mqnC gene encoding cyclic dehypoxanthinyl futalosine synthase, with the protein MTLEAIYQKVLDGQRIDFDEALTLYNEADFFDLGHLAHQVRLRKHPAPVVTYVVDRNINYSNICVCACKFCAFYKEPDQDGGYVLSYEEIGQKIQETLDLGGTQILMQGGHHPELPLSWYEDMLRYIKANYKVHIHAFSPPEVVFWSEMNKIPVSEVIRRLHEAGLDSIPGGGAEILVDEVRSEVAPNKCPADQWLGVMEEAHNQGLRTTATMMFGHKETIEHRLQHLFAVRDTQDRTGGFTAFIPWTFQPDFTQLPDCRKLTSTEYLRMLAVSRIVLDNIDNVQVSWVTMGPKIAQLALYFGGNDFGSTMIEENVVKAAGVAFRLSREEIHRLVDAAGFTPKQRSMDYTILEVE; encoded by the coding sequence ATGACACTCGAAGCAATTTATCAAAAAGTACTCGACGGGCAGCGTATTGATTTCGACGAAGCGCTGACGCTGTACAACGAAGCCGACTTCTTCGACCTTGGACACCTCGCCCATCAGGTTCGCCTGCGCAAACACCCGGCGCCAGTGGTTACCTATGTAGTTGACCGTAATATCAACTACTCCAACATTTGTGTCTGTGCTTGCAAGTTCTGCGCGTTCTATAAGGAACCGGATCAGGACGGTGGCTACGTTCTCTCTTATGAAGAGATTGGCCAAAAGATTCAGGAGACCCTGGATCTTGGGGGCACCCAAATACTCATGCAAGGAGGACACCACCCCGAGCTGCCTCTGAGTTGGTATGAGGACATGCTCCGGTACATAAAGGCCAACTATAAAGTTCATATCCATGCATTTTCGCCGCCCGAGGTCGTCTTCTGGAGCGAAATGAACAAGATTCCCGTCTCCGAAGTCATCCGTCGTCTGCATGAAGCTGGCCTCGATTCCATTCCAGGTGGAGGCGCGGAAATCCTCGTGGATGAAGTACGTTCTGAGGTTGCCCCCAACAAGTGCCCTGCTGACCAGTGGCTGGGCGTTATGGAAGAAGCCCACAATCAAGGGCTTCGCACAACTGCCACAATGATGTTCGGGCACAAAGAAACTATCGAGCATCGTCTCCAACATCTCTTTGCCGTACGTGACACTCAGGACCGAACAGGCGGCTTCACTGCCTTCATCCCATGGACTTTCCAACCGGACTTCACTCAATTGCCAGATTGCCGCAAGCTCACTTCCACTGAATACCTGCGCATGCTGGCTGTATCCCGCATTGTACTCGACAATATCGACAATGTTCAGGTCTCCTGGGTCACCATGGGGCCGAAAATCGCTCAGCTTGCCCTCTATTTCGGCGGTAACGACTTCGGATCGACAATGATTGAGGAAAACGTGGTCAAAGCCGCTGGCGTAGCTTTCAGGCTCTCCAGAGAAGAGATACACCGCCTCGTCGACGCGGCTGGTTTCACACCAAAACAGCGTAGCATGGACTATACAATTCTGGAGGTCGAGTGA
- a CDS encoding DNA-directed RNA polymerase subunit alpha, translating to MLIENGDKLINTRNWNELVKPEKLVRDAKSGENYGKFICEPLERGYATTIGNAMRRVLLSSMQGCAIVAASIEGVQHEFTTMSGVLEDTTELVLNLKQVRVAMTTDEPQRLVLEANKKGQVTASMIQENQNVTVLNGDQLIATLTEDRPLKMELEVRMGKGYVPADMHEGLTDEIGSIILDASYSPVKKVAYSVEQARVGQMTNYDKLILEVWTDGSVTPEDACAYSAKILKDQLSVFINFDELTSEAAEEEEDAIDLNPNLFKSIDELELSVRATNCLKAANIQLVGELVQRTEQSMLKTKNFGRKSLDEIRRVLDSMTLKFGMSVEDFDKKYQEWLKRKEKNEA from the coding sequence ATGCTTATTGAGAACGGCGACAAACTCATCAACACCCGCAACTGGAATGAACTCGTGAAACCCGAGAAACTCGTGCGTGACGCTAAGTCTGGCGAGAATTACGGCAAGTTCATCTGTGAACCCCTGGAGCGCGGTTACGCTACCACTATCGGTAACGCCATGCGCAGGGTACTTCTGTCCTCGATGCAGGGGTGTGCCATCGTTGCCGCCTCCATCGAAGGCGTGCAGCACGAGTTCACGACCATGTCCGGTGTACTGGAAGACACGACCGAATTGGTACTGAACCTGAAGCAGGTTCGCGTTGCCATGACCACGGACGAGCCGCAGCGTCTCGTTCTGGAGGCCAACAAGAAGGGCCAGGTCACCGCATCCATGATTCAGGAGAACCAGAACGTTACGGTGCTCAACGGCGACCAGCTGATTGCCACCTTGACTGAGGATCGTCCTCTGAAGATGGAGCTGGAAGTACGCATGGGCAAGGGCTATGTCCCGGCCGATATGCATGAAGGCTTGACCGATGAAATCGGCTCCATCATTCTTGATGCGAGCTACTCTCCGGTCAAGAAAGTAGCATACTCCGTGGAGCAGGCTCGTGTCGGCCAGATGACAAACTACGATAAACTTATCCTCGAAGTGTGGACTGACGGTTCCGTCACCCCCGAGGATGCCTGTGCATACAGTGCCAAAATCCTGAAAGATCAGCTCTCTGTCTTTATCAACTTCGATGAACTGACCTCAGAGGCAGCCGAGGAAGAAGAAGATGCAATTGATCTGAACCCGAACCTCTTCAAATCCATTGATGAGCTCGAACTCTCAGTTCGCGCCACCAATTGCTTGAAGGCCGCCAACATTCAGTTGGTAGGTGAACTGGTTCAGCGTACCGAACAGAGCATGCTCAAGACCAAGAACTTCGGACGTAAGTCTCTCGACGAAATCCGCCGCGTTTTGGACAGCATGACCCTTAAGTTTGGCATGTCAGTTGAGGATTTTGACAAGAAATACCAGGAATGGTTGAAGAGGAAAGAGAAAAATGAGGCATAG
- a CDS encoding TetR/AcrR family transcriptional regulator, with protein sequence MTQERKTFENLPDEKRQRVLSEATQEFADHGYDQASVNRIVSRLGIAKGSLFKYFGNKQGLFEYLFGHAVKQFKKPLKDIRDNQEGDFFQRIERSFLASGAFVDAHPQIYRIYLKMLFNEHFPMRDKFLGEIRKAHAKFLRQLIEDGIRQGELPSDLDIETAVFNIHSTLDRFLQGYAVPSLDHGIEAAGQSLEDKARSLTDFLRNGLANAPY encoded by the coding sequence ATGACACAAGAACGAAAAACCTTCGAGAATCTGCCTGACGAGAAGCGGCAACGCGTCCTGAGTGAAGCCACCCAGGAATTTGCGGATCACGGCTATGATCAAGCCAGCGTCAACCGCATTGTCAGTCGTCTCGGCATTGCTAAGGGCTCACTGTTCAAATACTTCGGGAACAAGCAGGGCCTTTTTGAGTATCTTTTTGGACATGCTGTGAAACAGTTCAAGAAGCCGCTCAAAGATATCCGCGACAATCAGGAGGGCGACTTCTTTCAACGCATTGAACGCAGCTTCCTTGCCAGTGGCGCGTTCGTGGATGCCCATCCGCAAATCTACCGCATATATCTGAAGATGCTCTTTAACGAGCACTTCCCCATGCGCGATAAATTTCTCGGCGAAATTCGCAAGGCGCACGCCAAGTTTCTGCGCCAACTCATTGAAGACGGAATCCGGCAGGGAGAACTGCCGAGCGATCTCGACATCGAGACAGCCGTGTTCAATATCCATTCTACATTAGACCGGTTCCTCCAAGGCTATGCAGTCCCTTCGCTGGACCATGGCATTGAAGCCGCCGGACAATCACTTGAAGATAAAGCTCGCTCGCTGACGGATTTTCTCCGCAACGGGCTGGCGAATGCACCCTACTAG
- a CDS encoding menaquinone biosynthesis protein, which produces MTIRLGKIGYLNVLPIYHPLETGLIEGDFDIVSGPPSALNRLMDAGELDISAASSIEYARHPEKYYLLPNIAIGSRGPVQSVLLLSQYSIEELSGKTILVSSQTHTSAALLKVLLAEWKVNVKYVSGDATSELKSGKRPDAILAIGDEALNLRYHPDYPHRTDLGEAWRDLTSLPFIFGVWIVQRTSLEKNGEVIRTGCAKLLAGKNWGSENITAMCTLASEDSCLNATEMCSYFDGLVYDFGENEQKGLKLFYQHLKNNGIIDAIPELTFLPQN; this is translated from the coding sequence ATGACTATTCGACTCGGCAAGATCGGCTACCTCAACGTCCTGCCCATCTATCACCCACTGGAGACAGGACTCATAGAAGGCGACTTCGATATTGTTTCTGGACCGCCATCGGCGCTCAACCGTCTCATGGACGCTGGTGAGTTGGACATCTCGGCAGCTTCCAGTATTGAGTATGCTCGACATCCAGAGAAGTATTACCTGTTGCCGAACATCGCCATTGGAAGCCGCGGTCCGGTTCAAAGCGTACTTCTTCTTAGTCAGTATTCGATTGAAGAATTGTCTGGAAAGACCATTCTCGTAAGTTCTCAGACGCACACCTCAGCTGCCTTACTCAAAGTTCTATTGGCTGAGTGGAAAGTGAACGTAAAATATGTTTCTGGTGATGCCACTTCCGAATTAAAAAGCGGTAAACGACCAGATGCTATCCTTGCAATTGGCGACGAGGCCCTCAATCTAAGATATCACCCAGACTACCCTCACCGCACTGATTTGGGAGAAGCGTGGAGAGACCTGACGTCACTTCCCTTCATATTTGGTGTTTGGATAGTTCAACGGACGAGTCTGGAAAAGAATGGAGAAGTGATTCGCACTGGCTGCGCCAAATTGCTTGCAGGGAAAAATTGGGGATCAGAAAACATCACAGCGATGTGCACATTAGCATCGGAAGACAGCTGTCTTAATGCTACGGAAATGTGCTCGTACTTCGATGGACTGGTCTACGATTTTGGAGAAAATGAACAGAAAGGACTTAAACTGTTTTATCAGCATCTCAAAAACAACGGCATAATTGATGCTATTCCAGAACTCACCTTTCTGCCTCAAAATTAA
- a CDS encoding 1,4-dihydroxy-6-naphthoate synthase codes for MSEKTTLGYSPCPNDTFIFHGLASGLVSWPNGLDITLADVEELNSLAAQGKTDVIKVSVAAAAGILDEYVLLRAGGAMGYGVGPILVAKGESDLNSLDGKTVAIPGRKTTANLLFGLCCREAGVNLTLKEMVFDEVMPAVAAGEVDAGVVIHEGRFTFAEQGMTRILDLGAWWEEYTGLPIPLGAIAIKRSLGEEVARDMNEAIRQSLLGSRANPDEARDYIKQHAQEMDDDVIREHIKTFVTDYSLDVGDGGVEAVSRLLREAGCDRKDIFISL; via the coding sequence ATGTCAGAAAAAACAACTCTTGGGTACTCGCCCTGTCCTAACGATACCTTTATCTTTCATGGCCTTGCTTCCGGTCTGGTTTCCTGGCCCAACGGTCTGGATATCACCTTGGCTGACGTAGAGGAACTCAACTCCTTGGCTGCACAGGGAAAAACAGATGTGATCAAGGTGTCGGTGGCTGCTGCTGCCGGAATTCTTGACGAGTACGTCCTGTTACGAGCGGGCGGTGCCATGGGGTACGGCGTTGGACCCATTTTAGTGGCGAAGGGCGAGAGTGACCTTAATTCACTAGATGGCAAGACTGTTGCCATTCCTGGTCGTAAGACTACGGCGAATTTGCTGTTCGGGTTGTGTTGTCGTGAGGCAGGGGTAAATCTGACGCTCAAGGAGATGGTCTTTGACGAGGTGATGCCTGCTGTTGCTGCAGGTGAAGTGGATGCTGGTGTGGTAATCCATGAGGGGCGGTTCACCTTTGCTGAGCAGGGCATGACGCGAATTCTCGATTTGGGAGCTTGGTGGGAAGAGTATACAGGGCTGCCGATTCCATTGGGCGCCATTGCCATTAAGCGTTCGCTTGGTGAAGAAGTGGCTCGTGATATGAATGAAGCGATCAGACAGAGCTTGCTTGGATCACGGGCGAACCCCGATGAAGCGCGTGATTATATTAAACAACATGCGCAGGAAATGGATGACGATGTCATCCGTGAACATATCAAGACCTTTGTCACCGATTACAGTCTGGATGTGG